One stretch of Desulforamulus hydrothermalis Lam5 = DSM 18033 DNA includes these proteins:
- a CDS encoding YtxH domain-containing protein, with product MKFWRGVITGSLLGAALGMVLRPQRKPERMFLASTQKAGRRAQKMMKGMSKRVSDMIK from the coding sequence ATGAAGTTTTGGAGGGGTGTGATTACCGGCAGCCTATTGGGAGCAGCCCTTGGCATGGTTTTAAGACCACAAAGAAAGCCTGAACGTATGTTTTTGGCTTCTACTCAAAAAGCCGGGCGGCGGGCTCAAAAAATGATGAAGGGTATGTCAAAGAGAGTAAGCGATATGATTAAGTAA
- a CDS encoding AI-2E family transporter: MTWWKEKRTYRYVFLALLGGLLVYFLYLVRKLCLPFILAVVLVYLLNPVVGRMEKRGASRVAAILILYLGVIIVVTGLFMYGVPRMVNQLEVFVENIPAYTDQVEGMVQHFQQRFDNSTVPPGVHQVVDERIRWAELKLVGVVRQAMDFLMALLGNLLNFALAPVLAFYIMKDLEMIKKWAVAQVPGEWKGDVLCLAKQVDLVFANFIRGHLTVVLLVGVLTSLAFLFIGLPFATMLGIIAGLAELIPYFGPLIGAIPALAIALLQSKWLALKVVITVTVIQQLEGNVISPRILGDSVGLHPLAIIVALLAGGHLFGIAGMLLAVPLAAIARILVSFAWAKLN; the protein is encoded by the coding sequence ATGACTTGGTGGAAGGAAAAACGCACCTATCGCTATGTTTTTCTCGCTTTATTGGGAGGGCTGTTAGTTTATTTCTTATATTTGGTGCGTAAGCTTTGTTTACCCTTCATTCTGGCGGTAGTTTTGGTCTATCTGTTAAATCCTGTAGTAGGCCGTATGGAAAAAAGAGGCGCTTCCAGGGTAGCAGCTATTCTTATCCTATACCTGGGGGTTATTATTGTAGTAACCGGCCTGTTTATGTACGGAGTGCCAAGGATGGTTAACCAATTAGAAGTTTTTGTGGAAAATATTCCCGCATATACCGACCAGGTGGAAGGCATGGTGCAGCATTTCCAGCAAAGATTTGATAACAGTACTGTGCCGCCCGGGGTACACCAGGTTGTGGACGAACGGATTCGCTGGGCAGAATTAAAACTGGTGGGTGTGGTCCGCCAAGCTATGGACTTTTTAATGGCCCTGTTGGGAAACTTGCTTAATTTTGCCCTGGCGCCTGTATTGGCATTTTACATTATGAAAGACTTGGAAATGATTAAGAAATGGGCTGTGGCCCAGGTGCCGGGCGAGTGGAAAGGGGATGTTCTCTGTCTGGCTAAACAAGTTGACCTTGTTTTTGCTAATTTTATCCGGGGGCACTTGACGGTGGTGCTGCTGGTAGGAGTATTAACCAGCCTGGCTTTTCTGTTTATTGGCTTGCCCTTTGCTACCATGCTGGGAATTATCGCCGGCCTGGCTGAGTTAATACCTTACTTCGGTCCGCTGATCGGGGCTATACCGGCCTTAGCCATAGCTCTGCTGCAGTCCAAGTGGCTGGCCTTAAAGGTGGTAATAACAGTTACAGTCATTCAACAGTTGGAAGGCAATGTTATTTCACCGAGAATTTTAGGCGACAGTGTCGGGTTGCATCCCCTGGCCATTATTGTTGCCCTTTTGGCGGGTGGCCACCTGTTTGGTATTGCGGGTATGCTGCTGGCGGTACCTTTGGCGGCCATTGCCCGTATCCTGGTTTCGTTTGCCTGGGCAAAACTTAATTAA